The following are encoded together in the Hydrogenimonas thermophila genome:
- a CDS encoding ATP-binding protein — MKYIDRAITKDLEDYLKYFPVLLISGARQVGKSTLALHLNIENYITLDDINIYEMAKNDPKGFIESIDKPVVIDEIQRLPDLLITIKEFVDKKRVNGEFVLTGSASLQGFKDISDSLAGRIGIVELYPLSLKEKNRKDENIIDLISGDLNRYILKKYDNSKLIEEIINGGYPEILKIDNLKVKYLWFSSYIRTYIESDARELANIRNIDKFMSLYRLTMLRSANIFNKNELQKETGLDNKTFDSYFNVLEHTYQVQKLKPFFKNELKRVIKSPKIYATDTGILSYLLQITTPDEFEASHFKGSIVETFVYNELIKAQTYASTNSQLYYYRTSDKKEIDFILELSSKVIAIEIKNSKTVSKSDFKHIYHLSKEIPNEFDKGIVLYNGDQVLKVDHNMYAIPLAFLA, encoded by the coding sequence ATGAAATATATTGATAGAGCAATAACGAAAGATTTGGAAGATTATTTAAAATATTTTCCGGTATTGCTTATAAGCGGAGCAAGGCAAGTTGGAAAATCTACACTTGCTCTTCATTTAAACATTGAAAACTACATCACTCTTGATGATATTAATATATATGAAATGGCAAAAAATGATCCAAAAGGATTTATAGAGAGTATTGATAAACCTGTAGTCATTGATGAAATTCAAAGATTGCCTGATCTTTTAATTACAATTAAAGAGTTTGTAGATAAAAAGAGAGTAAATGGAGAGTTTGTATTGACCGGTTCAGCCTCACTGCAAGGGTTTAAAGATATATCTGATTCACTTGCCGGTAGAATTGGAATAGTTGAACTTTACCCATTGAGCCTAAAAGAGAAAAATAGAAAAGATGAAAATATCATCGATCTCATCAGTGGCGATTTAAACAGATATATTTTAAAAAAGTATGATAATTCAAAACTGATTGAAGAAATCATAAATGGTGGTTACCCAGAAATACTAAAAATCGATAACCTAAAAGTAAAATATCTTTGGTTTAGCTCTTACATAAGAACATACATTGAGTCCGATGCAAGAGAGTTGGCTAATATTCGCAATATAGACAAATTTATGAGCCTGTATCGTTTAACAATGCTAAGAAGTGCAAATATATTTAATAAAAATGAACTCCAGAAAGAGACAGGACTTGACAATAAAACATTTGACAGCTACTTCAATGTTTTAGAACACACTTACCAAGTCCAAAAACTCAAACCATTTTTTAAAAATGAGCTAAAAAGAGTAATAAAATCTCCAAAAATTTATGCAACAGATACCGGAATACTCTCCTATCTTTTACAAATAACCACACCTGATGAATTTGAAGCTTCACATTTTAAAGGTAGTATAGTTGAAACATTTGTCTATAATGAACTCATAAAAGCACAAACTTACGCATCTACTAACTCTCAACTCTACTACTATAGAACAAGCGATAAAAAAGAGATCGATTTTATCTTAGAGCTCTCTTCTAAAGTTATTGCCATAGAGATCAAAAACTCTAAAACAGTATCTAAAAGTGATTTTAAACATATCTATCATCTTTCAAAAGAGATTCCAAATGAGTTTGACAAGGGGATTGTTTTATATAATGGCGATCAAGTGTTAAAAGTAGATCATAATATGTACGCGATACCACTAGCTTTTTTAGCCTAA
- a CDS encoding helix-turn-helix transcriptional regulator, protein MSKAKDYESTLKRLNIIISRLYLGEALSVTELAKEFDVSTRTVQRYFNDYLLPSGFALKKSGKRWILENPVDLSLDQRSEVAFDAIENFAKSAGILDKVKPYLNRLKLSSIHNPFYAKLDMEKISEKLDEIAVIESGIKNKNVLKIEYKIENKRYEFSVQPLKIANFEGYWYLLGIDCKDDYFKKFHLKSITKIELTEKIFEISEDFQNRIENAINVWFDPYSEPFDVTLFADSIAAKYLRRIPISKTQVIEGVDCDGSVQISIKVTDKMEIKNIIKYWIPHIRVLEPKWLDDEIKAEVREFLE, encoded by the coding sequence ATGTCAAAAGCAAAAGATTATGAATCGACTCTAAAAAGGCTAAATATCATCATCTCAAGGCTTTACCTAGGTGAAGCTCTATCTGTTACCGAACTTGCAAAAGAGTTTGATGTAAGTACAAGAACTGTTCAAAGATATTTTAACGACTATCTTCTTCCGTCAGGTTTTGCTCTGAAGAAATCCGGTAAAAGATGGATTTTAGAAAATCCAGTCGATTTAAGCCTTGATCAAAGAAGCGAAGTTGCATTTGATGCTATTGAAAATTTTGCAAAGAGTGCGGGTATATTAGATAAAGTAAAACCGTATCTAAACAGGCTTAAACTCTCTTCTATTCACAATCCATTCTATGCAAAATTGGATATGGAAAAGATTAGTGAAAAGCTTGATGAGATAGCAGTTATAGAGAGTGGCATTAAAAACAAAAATGTGTTAAAAATCGAATACAAAATAGAGAATAAGAGATATGAATTTAGTGTACAGCCTCTAAAAATAGCAAATTTTGAAGGTTACTGGTATCTTCTTGGTATAGATTGCAAAGATGACTACTTTAAAAAGTTTCATCTAAAAAGCATTACAAAAATTGAACTTACAGAAAAAATATTTGAGATTAGCGAAGATTTTCAAAATAGGATCGAAAATGCCATAAATGTCTGGTTCGACCCTTACAGTGAGCCATTTGATGTAACACTTTTTGCTGACAGTATTGCTGCAAAATACCTTAGACGAATTCCAATCTCTAAAACACAAGTCATAGAGGGAGTCGATTGTGACGGCAGTGTACAAATAAGCATAAAAGTTACCGATAAAATGGAGATCAAAAATATCATCAAATATTGGATACCTCACATAAGAGTTTTAGAGCCAAAGTGGTTAGATGATGAGATCAAAGCAGAAGTTAGGGAGTTTTTGGAGTAA
- a CDS encoding SIR2 family NAD-dependent protein deacylase: MLEKIKRAREIVKEADAVLITAGAGMGVDSGLPDFRGNEGFWRAYPPIKKLGLSFSEMASPHWFKTDPKLAWAFYGHRLHLYRDTTPHDGFKMLLDLVNEKDENYFIYTSNVDGQFQKAGFSEDKIVEVHGSIHFLQCSKNCQDRIWSADDLEIRVDMDLFEALDIPTCPDCGAVVRPNILMFGDWYWNSRRTDAQQARFDHWFDQILKNSQKVVIIEIGAGTAIATIRSFGNAMSKNYLKATLIRINPRESEVENENSIGLKLGGLEGLKAILE; encoded by the coding sequence ATGTTAGAAAAAATCAAAAGAGCAAGAGAGATCGTAAAAGAGGCAGATGCAGTTTTAATAACCGCTGGAGCTGGAATGGGAGTGGATAGTGGTTTACCAGATTTTAGAGGTAATGAAGGATTTTGGAGAGCATATCCGCCTATTAAGAAGCTTGGATTGAGTTTTTCTGAGATGGCATCACCACACTGGTTTAAAACAGACCCTAAACTTGCTTGGGCATTTTATGGTCATAGATTGCACCTATACAGAGATACTACTCCACATGACGGATTTAAAATGCTTTTGGATTTGGTAAATGAGAAAGATGAAAACTATTTTATCTATACTTCAAATGTAGATGGTCAGTTTCAAAAGGCTGGATTTAGTGAAGATAAAATTGTGGAGGTTCACGGCTCTATACACTTTTTGCAATGTAGCAAAAATTGCCAAGATCGCATATGGTCGGCTGATGATTTGGAAATTAGAGTAGATATGGATCTATTTGAAGCTCTTGACATTCCAACCTGCCCAGACTGTGGAGCTGTGGTAAGACCAAATATTTTGATGTTTGGCGATTGGTACTGGAATAGTAGAAGAACAGATGCTCAACAAGCACGTTTTGATCACTGGTTTGATCAAATATTAAAAAATTCACAAAAAGTTGTAATCATTGAGATCGGTGCAGGAACAGCAATAGCTACAATTAGAAGTTTTGGTAACGCTATGTCAAAAAACTATCTAAAAGCCACACTCATTCGCATTAACCCAAGAGAGAGCGAAGTAGAGAATGAAAATAGCATTGGTCTTAAGTTAGGCGGTTTAGAGGGGTTAAAAGCTATACTTGAATGA
- a CDS encoding SIR2 family NAD-dependent protein deacylase, which translates to MLEKIKRAREIIKEADAVLITAGAGMGVDSGLPDFRGNEGFWRAYPPIKKLGLSFSEMASPHWFKTDPKLAWAFYGHRLHLYRDTTPHDGFKMLLDLVQEKNENYFIYTSNVDGQFQKAGFSEEKIVEVHGSIHFLQCSKNCKNRIWSADDLEIRVDMDRFEALDIPTCPNCGAVARPNILMFGDWYWNSRRTDVQNSLYRKWLKGTKKSLQKIAIIEIGAGTAIPTIRNLGNSLSSTYKQAYLIRINPRESEVENENSIGLELGGLEGLKAILE; encoded by the coding sequence ATGTTAGAAAAAATCAAAAGAGCAAGAGAGATCATAAAAGAGGCAGATGCAGTTTTAATAACCGCTGGAGCTGGAATGGGTGTGGATAGCGGTTTACCAGATTTTAGAGGCAATGAAGGGTTTTGGAGGGCATATCCGCCTATTAAGAAACTTGGATTAAGTTTTTCTGAGATGGCATCACCACACTGGTTTAAAACCGATCCAAAACTTGCTTGGGCATTTTATGGTCATAGATTGCACCTGTACAGAGACACAACCCCACACGACGGCTTTAAGATGCTTTTAGATCTAGTTCAAGAGAAAAACGAAAACTATTTTATCTATACTTCAAATGTAGATGGGCAGTTTCAAAAGGCTGGTTTTAGTGAAGAAAAAATTGTAGAGGTTCACGGATCTATACACTTTTTGCAATGTAGCAAAAATTGTAAAAATCGCATATGGTCGGCTGATGATTTAGAAATTAGAGTAGATATGGATCGATTTGAAGCTCTTGACATTCCAACATGCCCCAACTGTGGAGCTGTAGCAAGACCAAATATTTTAATGTTTGGCGATTGGTACTGGAATAGTAGAAGAACAGATGTGCAAAATAGTTTATATAGAAAATGGCTAAAAGGTACAAAAAAAAGTTTACAAAAAATTGCAATCATCGAAATTGGTGCAGGAACAGCCATTCCAACAATTAGAAATTTAGGTAACTCGCTATCTTCAACATATAAACAAGCATATCTGATCCGCATCAATCCAAGAGAGAGCGAAGTAGAAAATGAAAACAGTATAGGTCTTGAGTTAGGCGGTTTAGAGGGGTTAAAAGCTATACTTGAGTGA
- a CDS encoding type II toxin-antitoxin system PemK/MazF family toxin, translating into MIEQGEVYLVDFAKKYNSEFGKVRPAVVLQNNFLNRALEDTQYQSVLVVPLSTQDIQTEYKIEIGPRDNLKEKSFIVANWLCTLDFQRIQLEKGVITKLSSDELQQLKSKVCDLI; encoded by the coding sequence ATGATTGAACAAGGTGAAGTCTATCTTGTTGACTTTGCAAAAAAATATAATAGCGAGTTTGGAAAAGTAAGACCTGCTGTTGTTTTACAGAATAATTTTCTTAATAGGGCTCTTGAAGATACACAATACCAATCTGTTCTTGTAGTTCCTCTCTCAACACAAGATATTCAAACAGAGTATAAAATTGAAATTGGTCCAAGAGATAATCTTAAAGAGAAAAGCTTTATAGTTGCAAATTGGCTCTGCACACTTGATTTTCAGAGGATACAGTTAGAAAAAGGCGTTATCACTAAACTTTCATCTGATGAGCTACAGCAATTAAAATCAAAAGTTTGCGATTTAATATAG
- a CDS encoding SIR2 family NAD-dependent protein deacylase has protein sequence MQKKIIFFSGAGISAPSGIKTFRDADGLWENHKIEDVCNFNTWKKIFELVHKFYNARRVQLKDVKPNEGHFGVRRVFEKYGKENVVNITQNVDDLFEQAGFQNDEILHVHGELTKMQCFACGNVWDIGYNEFDISKDRCPKCNSLKGVKPKIVFFNESAPLYREMMKYFDHLSNPNTILVVIGTMGNVVPIAYLIGNTPAKKILCNKEPSEHLPEHLFDKIYYESIEDAMAKIEDDICSWWE, from the coding sequence ATGCAAAAAAAGATCATCTTCTTTAGCGGTGCAGGAATTAGCGCGCCAAGCGGCATTAAAACCTTTAGAGATGCAGACGGGCTTTGGGAAAATCATAAGATCGAAGATGTGTGCAACTTCAACACTTGGAAAAAAATTTTTGAACTTGTTCATAAATTCTATAATGCAAGAAGAGTCCAATTAAAAGATGTCAAACCAAACGAGGGGCATTTTGGAGTAAGAAGAGTTTTTGAAAAGTATGGCAAAGAGAATGTAGTAAACATTACCCAAAATGTAGATGATCTATTTGAACAGGCTGGATTTCAAAATGATGAAATCTTACATGTTCACGGTGAGCTTACAAAGATGCAGTGCTTTGCTTGTGGTAATGTTTGGGATATAGGATACAATGAATTTGATATTAGCAAAGATAGATGCCCAAAATGCAACAGTTTAAAGGGTGTAAAACCAAAGATAGTATTTTTTAATGAATCAGCCCCTTTATATAGAGAAATGATGAAATATTTTGATCATTTGTCAAATCCCAATACCATATTGGTTGTAATAGGTACAATGGGAAATGTAGTACCTATAGCCTACTTAATCGGAAATACCCCTGCCAAAAAGATCCTTTGCAATAAAGAGCCTTCAGAGCATCTACCAGAGCATCTGTTCGATAAAATCTACTATGAAAGCATAGAAGATGCAATGGCAAAGATAGAAGATGACATATGTAGTTGGTGGGAATAG